The bacterium genome contains the following window.
ACCAGCGAAGCCGGACTGTAGAAGCCCAGTGGATAGTTGTTGAGCATGGCTGTGAGAAAGCACTCGAAGTGGTGTGCCCGGATATAGGCCGATGCGTATGCGAGCAATGCGAAGCTGGCGGCGTGACTCTCGGGAAAACCGTAGAGTGCGAACGATCCGATATGGCGTTCGATCTCGTCCTGCGCTTCGAGGCCAATGCCGCGCTCGCTCATGCCCGCTCGCAAGCGTTCCATGATCGCGCCCATGCGTTCGACCGAGCGCTTGAAGCCCATGGCGCGGCGCAGTTCTTCGGCTTCTCCACCACTGAATCCCGAGATATCCATGGCCATGCGCAGGAGTTGCTCCTGGAACAGCGGAACGCCCAGCGTGCGCTTCAGAATCGGTTCGAGTGAAGGATGCGCATAGGTGACGGGTTCGCGGCCCGCGCGTCTCTTGAGATAGGGGCGCACCATATCGCCGGAGATCGGGCCCGGACGGATGATGGCGACCTCTACTACCAGATCGTAGAAGGTGCGCGGTTTCATGCGCGGGAGCGTTGCCATCTGGGCGCGGCTTTCTACCTGGAACACGCCCATCGTGTCGGCACGTTGCAGCCACTCAAACGTCTTGGGATCGTCCGGTGGAATCTTCGCCAGGTCGACGTCGGCACCGTCGTGCGTGCGCACTAGTGGAATCACATCCTCGAGCACCGCCATCATTCCCAGGCCGAGTAGATCGATCTTGATGATGCCCAGATCCGCGCAATCGTCTTTGTCCCACTGGATAACCGTGCGGTTGGCCATGCGTGCCGGTTCGACTGGAACGACTTCGTCGAGTCGCCCGCGCGCGATTACCATGCCACCGGAGTGTTGACCCAGATGGCGTGGCAGATTCTGGATCTCGTGTATCAGACGCACCAGTTGGCGCACGCGCGGAGCGTCCGGATTCACGCGCGCATTCCTGATCTGTTCCTCGAGTGCTTCGCGATCGTCGATGAATTCGTGGCGCGACAAGAGCCTGGCCAGGCGGTCGATCTGTTCGGGCGCAAAGCCCAGGACCTTGCCCATTTCACGCACCGCGCTCTTGGGGCGATAGGTGATCACATTGGCCGTCATGCCCGCGCCGTGCGGACCGTAAGTCTGGTAGACGTATTGAAGGATTTCCTCGCGGCGATCCCCCGAAGGCAGATCGATGTCGATGTCGGGCCATTCTCCGCGTTCTTCGGACAGGAAGCGTTCGAACAGCAGTTCATAACCGACCGGATCGATTGCAGTAATGCCGAGCGCGTAGCACACCAGGCTATTGGCGGCCGAACCGCGTCCCTGACACAGGATCCCGCGAGCACGGCATTCGCGCACGATGTCCCAGACGATCAGGAAGTAGCCCTCGAGTTCGAGCTTGCGGATCATGGCGAGTTCTTTGTCGAGTTGCGCGCGCACCCTCGCCGAAAGAACCCCGCTGCCGTAACGCTCGCGTGCACCCTGTTCCGACAGACTTCGCAGCAGGCCGGGCAATGTCTCGCCCGGTCCGAGCGGAAAATCGGGAAACGTGTAGCCCAGATTTTCGAGTGTGAAGTCGCACGACTCGGCGACTCGCAGAGTATTGAGCAGCGCCTCGGGCAGGTCGCTGAAGCGCTGCGCGATTTGTTCGGGAGCGCGCAGGTGGCGTTCGGCATTGGGCAGGAGCAGACGTCCCGCTTCGTCGAGTCGCGTCTTGTGATGCAGGCAGGTGAGTGCGTCCAGTAGTCGTTTCCCGGCGGGTCGCGCGTGGCGCACATCACCGGTGGCGAGCGGTGGGAGTTTCGTGGCCAATAGCTTGCGATTCAAACGCTCTTCCAGCGGATCGCAGTGTCGCCAGATCTCCGCAAAGGCTTCGTCTCCGAAGATCTCCTGGACATCCTTTGCGATCTCTGGCTTGCGCACCACTGCGAGCAGTCCGTCGGCGTGCTCGCGCAGTTGCTCGAGCGTGACGCGACACCAGGGCTTTTCGAACGAGCCGTGTCCCAGCGTCAGCAGGCGACTCAGATTGCGATAGCCGGCGCGGTTCTTCACGTAAAGCGTGACGCGGCCCTGTTCGGGCGGTGGATCTGACTTGCGTCGCCGCTGGCCTGCGCCCAGTAGCGCGATGCGCGAGCCGACGATCGCCCTTACGCCCAGCTCTCGTGCCTTTTTGTGAAAGCGCGGGAGCCCGTACAGACCGTTTACGTCCGCCAGCGCCAGCGCGCCGTGTCCGAGTTCGGCCGCGCGTTCCACGAGATCTTCGGGGGGCGAACTCGATTCGAGAAAGCTGAAGGCGCTGCGAGTGCCTAGTTCTATGTAAGGTGGGGAGGGGGAGGGCGGCATCGGGGAAGTCGAGTTTCGTATTTTGTTCGCCCTGATGTCAAGCACCACTCGTCCGCACCACCGCCCTTGGCTGGTTGCCGCAGATCGCGTATCAACAAGAACTCGGAATCGAGTTCATGAGCCTGCAACGAAAAACAGCTAGATCTCGCACGGAGCGTCGATGAGCACCGCACTTGAAGCTCTCGAACGCCTGCGTGACGGAAATCAACGCTTTGTCTCGAGCGTTCGGGGTCACGAGTCATTCACGAGTCAGACTCATTCCAGTGGCCTGGCGGCGAGCAAGGAACCGTTCGCCATCATTCTGGGGTGTTCCGACGCGCGTGTTCCGGCGGAAATCGTCCTTGACCAGGGGCTGGGTGATCTGTTCGTCATCCGGGTCGCTGGGAACATCGTGGCGCCTTCCCAGATCGGCAGCGTCGAGTACGCCGCTTCGAGGTACGGAACGCGACTGGTGGTGGTTCTGGGGCATTCCAGCTGCGGCGCCGTTCAGGCCACTCTGGAAACACTTCAGCAGTCGCTAGAGAGCCAGTCGCGCAACATACATTCGATCGTCGATCGCATTCGGCCAGCGCTGGAGCCGTTGCTGAAGACAGAACTCAAGCATGATCCGGACGAACTCGAGCGTCAGGCGGTTCGGGCCAATATCAGCGCATCCGCCAGCCAACTGCGGCACGGATCGGAGATTCTGGAGGAAATGATCCAGACCGCGGGACTTCTGGTCATCGGTGCCGACTACTCGCTCGAGACCGGGTTCGTCGACTTTTTCGACGGAGTACCGGAGTCTTTTGGCGGGCGGTCGTAGACGAGCCAGTCTTCGGCCCGATCCTGAATTTTGAGGTGTCGGCTGGGCGGAGAAGGAACGACGATGGCGAGCAAGATCTACGGATACTGTCTGTGCGGCCAGATCACCTATGAGTACGGCGGTTCGGTCGGCCCGGCGGGTTACTGTCATTGCGAGGATTGTCGACGTTGCACCGGTAGTGCCTTCAATATCAGTGTTCGCTTCGATCTCTCCGAGTTTCACATAACAAGTGGCAGTCCAAGAGGGCTCACGAAACGCGGAGATAGCGGCAATGAGCTCACGCGCTTCTTCTGCCCGGAATGTGGATCTCCCATCTACACGGCATCTCCGACGCATCCGCGCCAGGTGTACGTAAAAGCCGGCACCCTCGACGATCCGAAGGCCGTCCAGCCGGCCCGCCAGGACTGGGTTGCGTCAGTCGTGCCCTGGAGCCGGATCGATCTGGACATCGACAGCTTCGCAGGGGGCGGGGAATAGCATGCAGGGCATCCTTCCCCGAGCGGAAACGGCCAGATCTGCGGTCCTCGTGTGATGGAACGCGATCCCGATTTCATGGTGGCCCTGCTCAAGGTCTGGGTTTGCGGGCGACAGTTTGCTGATTCTCAAGACTACTTGGACGGAAACAGGCTGCGGGTCAGCGCGGAGTGCGGCGACTCCGGAACGATCGTGAAGACGGAGGGACCGTTTCTCCATCTCGGCGATGTCGCGAAATTCCTGGGCGAATGCGAGGTACTCCACCAGGAGTCCCGAGGAGTCGCCCGACTCCGCACCACCGGCCCCAATCTCGCAGCTTCACTCGAAGCGAGCGATTCGATCGGCGGAATCGAGGCCAGTATCCAGATCACTTCCGAGCACCCCGTAAAAGAGCACTCGTTCACGTTCGCCATCGATCAGAATCACCTGCCCTACATCATTCGAGGACTGAAGGCGGTACTGGATCAATACCCCATCCGCGGTCGTCCAGCGCAGGCTTGATCTTCAAGCCGCACCGCGATGCCCAGGCCGTGGTGGTTTCGACCGGGGTCGACCGTTCGAATCAGAGTTTGCGAAGGGTTTCGAACTCCTCTTCGATCGCCAGTACGAACTCGTGCAGATCTGGTACTGCGTTCCAGTCTCCATTGAAGCCCCAGTAGAGACCGCCGTCGTAGCTGAAGAGCGCGACCCCCAGCGCCTGGTTCTCGTAGAGCGGTACCAGCGGATAGCTTCCGAGCATGCGCGCGCCGTTCAGGTAGATGGGGAACTGGGGTCCCGGGACGTTGGTGACGACGAGGTTGAAGCTGCGACGAGCCGAGGACAGTCGAGTGAAACTCGTGAGCAATCCGCTCGCCGTCCAGTCGCTGAGTTCCTCGAGCATTTCAGTGCCTTTGGCCTGACCGGAGTTCTTCAGTCCCCGAGTTTCTTCTACAACCGCCATGAGGCGCTTCTGCGGATCCTCCTCACCCACGGGCAGGGAAGCGAAGAGCATCGAGACGCGATTCCCGAGCTTGCCGTGTTCCTCGTCGGAACGGGTGCTCACGGGGATGAAGGCACGGAAGTCGATGCCATCCAGAGCTACACCGCGGTCTGAGAGGAAGCGGCGCACACCACCGGCGACGCACGCGAGGACGACGTCGTTGATCGTCGCACCGGCTTTGTCCTTCACCTCCCGAACGATGCCAAGGTCGAAGCGAGTCCAGTCGAAGCGTCGGTGCGGGCCGATTGGGACATTGAAAGGCGTATCCGAGGCGGGAGTGATGGCTTTCCCCAGTCCCTCGACGAATCCCGAGACTGCGTGCGAGACCTCGTCGTACGTCTGCCCGGGATTGCGAAGTGCATTGACAGCACCGGAGAGCGCCCGCCCGGGGATCGACGCGCGCCGTCGGAGTTCACCACCCAGAAGTGCCAGAGGGCCGGGTACGGGTCGCGGCATCCAACGCGAGTGGCTGCGCTCGGCGCGGTACTCCTCGTCGATTCCCATGAAAGCCGAAAGCAGATCCACACCTGAAACTCCATCGATCAGGCTGTGATGCACTTTGGATATGACGGCAAGTCGTCCGTTCTCCAGACCCTCGACGAACCAGAGTTCCCAGAGCGGCTTCTCTCGCTCCAGCTTCTGCGACATGATGCGTCCCGCCAGTCGCTTGAGCTGTCGCTCCGTACCGGGAAGCGGGAGGGCGGTGTGACGAACGTGGTAGGTCAGATTGAAGTGCGCGTCGTCGACCCACACGGGATGCCCCGAAATCGGCGCGCGTGCGAGCTTCTGGCGAAAACGCGGTGTGCGCGCGAGCCCGGCCTCGGTGAGAACCAGGACCCGCTCGAAATCGAGCCCGCCTTCTTCGTCGGCCAGGGGCCCAGGATCGAAGATCCCCACGGAGCCCACGTGCATGTGCACACCCGGAGTCTCCAGGTCGAGGAAGGCCGAATCGAGTGCAGTCAACCGGTCGTAGTGTGTATACGCCACCGCCTGGTCCTCCTAACGTGACCGCCTCGGGAAGGTCGTCGGAGCGCCACGTTGGACTTGGGGAAACAAGAACCCGTTGACCAGAGTGCAATGCGCGTACCGGATTCGAAGGCGCTTTAGCGGGTCTTGAAGCGAGTCACCCACAGAAGTGCGTCATTTTTTCCCAGGCTGGATCAGAACTACAGGAAGTTGGAATTTCTCCTCATCGGCCGAGAGAAGTCCTGCCCCCGGCGACCTGGCTAGCCTAGCCTGGTCGAGAGGCGCCTGAGCAAGCGTTGGATCGGGTAGCGCTCGGGGTCGGCGCTGCGCAGTTCGACGAGCAGACACGAGAAGTACTGTGGGGAATTCGTTGCAACTGCAAGCGGAGCCGTCCAGACTGTCCTGGTGCAGGTAGAAGCCGGGACACGAACTCTGGGATCGGGTACGCAGCCATGCGTTAGGCGGGTTTCCGCATTGCGAAAGCCCTTCGCAGTGGCAACACAGCTTCGTTTCTTTCTCCTTCTCACGCTCAGTGCGGGCGGATCTGGATGGATCTCCTCCTATGCCGGTGCAGCGCCGCTCGCGCTCGTCAACTCCGGATTCGAGGACATTTCCGGCGAAACACTCTCGAACGAGTTTACCTTCGGACCCTTTAGTGGGTGGGATCTTTACGACCCCAATGGCGTGACCGACGGTGGTGCCGGCCCCACCTACTTCATAGGGACGCTCACGCCCGTCGAGCCCGATCCGATCGGTGCTCCCGGCGTGTACACGTTCTTTCCCGATGGCGCTCCTGAAGGTCAGAGAGTCGGAATCGCGTTCAGCTATTCTGGCACTGGAGGCCAGGGCGAATGGGGACTGGTCCAGACGCTGGCCGACACATTGCAACCTGAGACCCTGTACACATTGCAGGTCCGCATCGGCAACATCGCCTCGGGTACCTCTGTTGGCGGTGGAGTCTTCCCACTCGACGGATTTCCCGGGTATCGCGTCGATCTACTCGCGGGCGGGGTCGTCGTCGCCCAGGACGACAATAGCCTGGCGGGCACGATCCCTGAAGGTGAATTCGCGAATACGACGCTCGAACTCACCACCGGCACGACTCACGCGCAGCTCGGTCTGCCCCTCGGGATCCGTCTGGTCAACCTGAACATCGCCGACCCCAACCACCCCGCCTCGGATCTCGAAGTCGATTTCGATGACGTGCGTCTCGACACGACGGCCGCGCCGGCACTGATTCCTGTTCTGTCCGGGCGTTACGGGTTGCTTCTGGCAATGCTGCTCGCCGGGTTGGTCGCGTCTCGTCTGCGGAGTTCGTAGGCGCCTGCGCTAGCGGGGGTCGAGCCGGAAATAGGCAGTGTCGTCTTCCGGCCGAAGATTGGGCGGCGGGTCGGCATCGTGGCGCTTCCACCAGAGCCGACTGTAGGCGCGCAGGCGCTCGTCCGGGTCGTCGATCTCCTGGGCACGCACGGCGAAGACACGCTTGCCGATCGCAATGCGCACACCGGGTTCGGCGCGCAGATCGGCCACCCAGGCCTCGTCGTTGGCACTCTCGACTTCGAAGTAGAGATGCGGACCCTGATCGGCGAAACGCACGCGCACCGTGTAGGGATTGGCGGGGCGCAGCTCGAGAGTCACCCTGCGCTCCGCGCGGCTGAAGATCCAATTCTTCGGATTCGGCTCAGCCTCACCTTCGATCGCCCCACTTCCACAGGTGAGTAGTAGCAGGGCGGCGGCGATGATCGATTTCTGCATACCAGGAGCATATCGCAGTCATCGGGGACAGGGAGTGAGAGGAAAGAGCCCGTTATACTCTGGGTCGGGAGCACTGAGGGGAGCCCGATGCGTCGGGCCGCATCTGAGGAGGGCAGTACGTGAGCATTCAATGCGACCGCTGGATCCGCGAGCAATCGCTGGAGCACGGTATGATCGAACCATTCGTCGAGCGCTGCGAAGGCGACGGAATCGTGAGCTACGGTCTTTCGAGTTACGGATACGATGTTCGCGTCGGCCCCGAGTTCAAGGTCTTCACGAACGTCAATAGTTCGATCGTCGATCCGAAGAACTTCCGCGAAGACGCGTTCGTCGACATCAAGGGGGATGTCTGCGTGGTTCCCCCGAACTCGTTCGCACTCGCACGGACGGTCGAGTACTTTCGTATTCCCGAAGACGTCCTGACGATCTGTGTGGGCAAGAGCACCTACGCTCGTTGCGGGATCATCGTGAACGTGACGCCATTCGAGCCGGGTTGGGAAGGCACGGTGACGCTCGAGATCTCCAACACGACTCCGCTTCCGGCCCGGGTCTACGCGGGTGAGGGAATCGCGCAGGTTCTCTTCTTTCGCGGCGAACAACGTTGCGAGACGAGCTACTCCGATCGTCGGGGAAAGTACCAGGGCCAGTCCGGGATCACGCTTCCTCGAGTGACCTAGTCCGACCTAGTCCGAAGTGCAGACGAGATCCGTCTCGATTGAACGGCTCGGTGTCGCTTCGCGAAAGGCTGTGTGTGGTGGAGATCCGCGATTACGATCCGTCGCGCGGTCTCTGTATGTCGAGGAGGGTTTCGAGGAGTCCAGGGTCTTTCTGGAGAAACTGCTGGCGTCTCAGTCGTAGATTCCATCTATGTACCAGGAGTTGTCTTCCAGGTTGTGGTACAGGCGATAGAGGCCCTCGTCGGACAGTTCTACGTCGTAGTAGTCACGTGCGAAACGGCTTTCGCCCCACCACTCGCCGAACAGGCGCCAGGGACCGGCGCACTGGCGCACTACACCGCCCGCGATGCTGAGGCCGGGCTCGTGCAGTGGGCCGATGTGTTCGGGTTGTTCATCTGCGCGCACGCGCACCATGCGTGGGGGGCGAAGCGCGCGCAGGGCGATCGTGGCGCGTGGGGAAAGCGACGGTGCTTCACTCCAGGACGCGTCGCGTGCCTGCGAAGTGCCCGAGTGACTCAATGCCTCGTAGTCCTGGGCGCGTGCCTTTTCGTGTTCGAGGCGGAACGTTTCCATGCGCGCGGCGTCAGGTTGGTGCGTGTCCTGTAGACCCGGTGCGCCGATCGTGCCCTGACCGCAGAGCGATTCGATGCGCGCAACGGTCATCGCGAGTTCGGCGGGTGCGGGCAGGGGAGGCATGAAAAGATCGAGTTGCGCCGTTTCGATGTTTCCCGGCGTGGCGACTACGCGTGCGCATTCGACGGGTTCGGGCGGCGGATCGCTTTCGAGTGAGAGCCGTACCAATGAGGTCAGCACGTGGACTTCGAGTGTGGGTGCGGCCAGCTTTACTTCGCGAGCGGAGGTGCGACCGCTTTCGAGCGTGAGTTCGAGCAAGAGTTCGCGCGCGGCGAGCGCACGTATGCGCAGTCGTCGCGACAGGCGATCGAGCACGCTGCGCAACAGGAATGAAAGTGTCTCGAGATTGCCGACGGGGAAATCCGACTCGAGTGATTCCTCGAAGCGCATCCTGGGTGGGGAAGGCTGAAACGGCGTCAGGTCTTCGCCGCGTGCTCGGCGTGCGAGCGCCACACCCTCTTCCCCCAGGCGCGCTCCCAGCGCAGGTCGTGCGATGCGCGCCAGCTCACCGAGTGTTCGCACCCCCCAGCGCCAGAGTCGATCGATCAGCTCTTCGGATGGATCGAGCAGATCGAGCGGAAGCGGATCCAGAAACTCCTGGGCCTTTGCATGTGAAACGATGTGTCCGCCACCGCGATGGCGCGCTGCAAGAGCGGCGACGCCGCGCGTGGACCCGATGCCGAGTCGCGCAGCTTCGAGCCCCACGTCTGCGAGTCGCGCTTCGAGTGCCGTGAGCAGACCGCGCTCGGATGGAAACAGGGCCTGCGTTCCGTCGAGGTCGAGAAACACCAGGCCGAGTGTTGCGTCCATGACGCCGGGCGTGACCGAGCTGGCCACGTCGACCAGGGCCTGGTGCGCCGAGTGCACGCCTTCGATCGAGAGTGCGCGGACCTCGAGATCGGGTTGTACCGCGCGCGCCTGTGTGACGGTCATGCCGCGCATCCAGCCGGCGACAATGGCAGGTGCGCGATTGTGTCGCCGATCCGGGCGCACTTCGAGAATTGCCAGCGGCTTGCCGCGCAGTTCGGGCTCGCTGCGCAGCGCCGCCGCCAGCGGAAGGTCGGGAATCAACAGACACGCGACGCGACCGGGATTGGCCTGCGTGCGTTTCGAAATGGAGCGAGTTGTCTTGCGTGCCGCGGACAATTAGAAATTCCCTGTGAATGAACCTCTGGCCAGGGAAGGACCGGGATGCGCGCAAACTTCTACGGAACTCGCTGGTGCGGGGAGTGGAGAGTCGGGGGGATTGGCGCCGGCCTTTCTGCCTGAACTCTCCGACGGTAGTTTCGCCTTTATTTCGCCTACTCGTCAAGTCCGATTTTCGACCTGCAAGCACTCCGGTAGACTCGTTTCACGTCCCCCCCCTAAAAAAATACCGCGCCCGCGTGTCCGCCAGCGGGTCGCCTCCAATCGGAGTCCTCCATGTCGATTGCCACTCAGTCGGGAGCCTGCCTCTGCGGGGCCGTGCGCTTTACAGTAAAGCTGCCGAGTTCGTTCTGCGGACATTGCCATTGCTCGATGTGCCGTCGGAATCACGGAGCTGGCTTCGTCACCTGGTTTGCCGTACCGGAGCAACAACTGTCGATTGACGAAGGCAAAGACGAACTGGTGAAGTTCGCCTCTTCCGATCACGGAACGCGTTCGTTCTGCAGTCGTTGCGGCAGTTCGCTGTTCTGCGTGACCGGATTGACTCCGGATCATATTGATATTCCACTCGCCAACATGGAGGGTCCGATCGATCGCGAACCGCAGATCCACGTGTACTACGACGACCGAGTGCCGTGGGTCGACGCGAACGACGGCTTGCCGCGACTCGGCGGAGAGACGGGACTCGAACCGATCACCGAGTCGGACGATCCCTCGTGATCCACTTCAGAAGCGACGCGATCGTCTGAGTCATGCGAGAGTGCGAGCGACGCGTCTACGTCATCACGCATCCCGACGTCGTCATGGACCCGCGGGCACCGGTTCCGCGCTGGCCGCTATCGGAACGTGGACTGGAGCGAATGCGCGCGTTGCTGGGCGCCGAGTGGATCAACGATGTAACGGCCGTCTACTCGAGCACCGAACAGAAGTCGCTCGACGGAGCGGCGCTTCTTGCGGCGCATCTGGATCTGGAAGCACGAGCCCTGGCCGAGTTGGGAGAGAACGATCGATCCGCGACGGGATTTCTTCCCTCAGAAGAATTTGAAGAAACAGCGAACGCGTTCTTCGCCAGGCCCGACGAATCGATTTGCGGCTGGGAGACCGCGCGGGCCGCCCAGGAGCGGATGCTCGCTGCGGTCCGCGGCTTGAGCGCGGCTGACCCATCCGGGGGGCATATCGCGATCGTCTCGCACGGTGGCGTGAGCACACTCCTGCTCTGTGAACTTTCTGGCTGGGAGATCGCGCGAGAACGCGATCAGC
Protein-coding sequences here:
- a CDS encoding carbonic anhydrase; this encodes MSTALEALERLRDGNQRFVSSVRGHESFTSQTHSSGLAASKEPFAIILGCSDARVPAEIVLDQGLGDLFVIRVAGNIVAPSQIGSVEYAASRYGTRLVVVLGHSSCGAVQATLETLQQSLESQSRNIHSIVDRIRPALEPLLKTELKHDPDELERQAVRANISASASQLRHGSEILEEMIQTAGLLVIGADYSLETGFVDFFDGVPESFGGRS
- a CDS encoding nitroreductase family deazaflavin-dependent oxidoreductase — encoded protein: MQKSIIAAALLLLTCGSGAIEGEAEPNPKNWIFSRAERRVTLELRPANPYTVRVRFADQGPHLYFEVESANDEAWVADLRAEPGVRIAIGKRVFAVRAQEIDDPDERLRAYSRLWWKRHDADPPPNLRPEDDTAYFRLDPR
- a CDS encoding wax ester/triacylglycerol synthase family O-acyltransferase, with protein sequence MAYTHYDRLTALDSAFLDLETPGVHMHVGSVGIFDPGPLADEEGGLDFERVLVLTEAGLARTPRFRQKLARAPISGHPVWVDDAHFNLTYHVRHTALPLPGTERQLKRLAGRIMSQKLEREKPLWELWFVEGLENGRLAVISKVHHSLIDGVSGVDLLSAFMGIDEEYRAERSHSRWMPRPVPGPLALLGGELRRRASIPGRALSGAVNALRNPGQTYDEVSHAVSGFVEGLGKAITPASDTPFNVPIGPHRRFDWTRFDLGIVREVKDKAGATINDVVLACVAGGVRRFLSDRGVALDGIDFRAFIPVSTRSDEEHGKLGNRVSMLFASLPVGEEDPQKRLMAVVEETRGLKNSGQAKGTEMLEELSDWTASGLLTSFTRLSSARRSFNLVVTNVPGPQFPIYLNGARMLGSYPLVPLYENQALGVALFSYDGGLYWGFNGDWNAVPDLHEFVLAIEEEFETLRKL
- a CDS encoding dCTP deaminase — its product is MSIQCDRWIREQSLEHGMIEPFVERCEGDGIVSYGLSSYGYDVRVGPEFKVFTNVNSSIVDPKNFREDAFVDIKGDVCVVPPNSFALARTVEYFRIPEDVLTICVGKSTYARCGIIVNVTPFEPGWEGTVTLEISNTTPLPARVYAGEGIAQVLFFRGEQRCETSYSDRRGKYQGQSGITLPRVT
- a CDS encoding GFA family protein; this translates as MASKIYGYCLCGQITYEYGGSVGPAGYCHCEDCRRCTGSAFNISVRFDLSEFHITSGSPRGLTKRGDSGNELTRFFCPECGSPIYTASPTHPRQVYVKAGTLDDPKAVQPARQDWVASVVPWSRIDLDIDSFAGGGE
- a CDS encoding GFA family protein — encoded protein: MSIATQSGACLCGAVRFTVKLPSSFCGHCHCSMCRRNHGAGFVTWFAVPEQQLSIDEGKDELVKFASSDHGTRSFCSRCGSSLFCVTGLTPDHIDIPLANMEGPIDREPQIHVYYDDRVPWVDANDGLPRLGGETGLEPITESDDPS
- a CDS encoding histidine phosphatase family protein, whose product is MRECERRVYVITHPDVVMDPRAPVPRWPLSERGLERMRALLGAEWINDVTAVYSSTEQKSLDGAALLAAHLDLEARALAELGENDRSATGFLPSEEFEETANAFFARPDESICGWETARAAQERMLAAVRGLSAADPSGGHIAIVSHGGVSTLLLCELSGWEIARERDQPGGNGGNYFAFLRHSEELLHGWQPIDPEA
- the dnaE gene encoding DNA polymerase III subunit alpha; protein product: MPPSPSPPYIELGTRSAFSFLESSSPPEDLVERAAELGHGALALADVNGLYGLPRFHKKARELGVRAIVGSRIALLGAGQRRRKSDPPPEQGRVTLYVKNRAGYRNLSRLLTLGHGSFEKPWCRVTLEQLREHADGLLAVVRKPEIAKDVQEIFGDEAFAEIWRHCDPLEERLNRKLLATKLPPLATGDVRHARPAGKRLLDALTCLHHKTRLDEAGRLLLPNAERHLRAPEQIAQRFSDLPEALLNTLRVAESCDFTLENLGYTFPDFPLGPGETLPGLLRSLSEQGARERYGSGVLSARVRAQLDKELAMIRKLELEGYFLIVWDIVRECRARGILCQGRGSAANSLVCYALGITAIDPVGYELLFERFLSEERGEWPDIDIDLPSGDRREEILQYVYQTYGPHGAGMTANVITYRPKSAVREMGKVLGFAPEQIDRLARLLSRHEFIDDREALEEQIRNARVNPDAPRVRQLVRLIHEIQNLPRHLGQHSGGMVIARGRLDEVVPVEPARMANRTVIQWDKDDCADLGIIKIDLLGLGMMAVLEDVIPLVRTHDGADVDLAKIPPDDPKTFEWLQRADTMGVFQVESRAQMATLPRMKPRTFYDLVVEVAIIRPGPISGDMVRPYLKRRAGREPVTYAHPSLEPILKRTLGVPLFQEQLLRMAMDISGFSGGEAEELRRAMGFKRSVERMGAIMERLRAGMSERGIGLEAQDEIERHIGSFALYGFPESHAASFALLAYASAYIRAHHFECFLTAMLNNYPLGFYSPASLVKDAQHHGVRMLPIDVQESDWLCHITDDKKVRLGLRYVDGLRADAGERIAAESPFESIGDLAHRAQLHRDELECLSEVGACASLGLERREALWQIAALQGGLLSGATSDTPSPLTPMTKYEETLADYRGSGLTTGEHLMSHFREQLKARGVLTARELRSVPDGRWARIAGAVIVRQRPGTAKGFLFITLEDETGTSNAVVLPDLFHQNRRLIQSAGLLLIEGSVQNQEGVIHVKARRFERLDREDNTTRMPPSHDFR
- a CDS encoding DNA polymerase Y family protein; protein product: MSAARKTTRSISKRTQANPGRVACLLIPDLPLAAALRSEPELRGKPLAILEVRPDRRHNRAPAIVAGWMRGMTVTQARAVQPDLEVRALSIEGVHSAHQALVDVASSVTPGVMDATLGLVFLDLDGTQALFPSERGLLTALEARLADVGLEAARLGIGSTRGVAALAARHRGGGHIVSHAKAQEFLDPLPLDLLDPSEELIDRLWRWGVRTLGELARIARPALGARLGEEGVALARRARGEDLTPFQPSPPRMRFEESLESDFPVGNLETLSFLLRSVLDRLSRRLRIRALAARELLLELTLESGRTSAREVKLAAPTLEVHVLTSLVRLSLESDPPPEPVECARVVATPGNIETAQLDLFMPPLPAPAELAMTVARIESLCGQGTIGAPGLQDTHQPDAARMETFRLEHEKARAQDYEALSHSGTSQARDASWSEAPSLSPRATIALRALRPPRMVRVRADEQPEHIGPLHEPGLSIAGGVVRQCAGPWRLFGEWWGESRFARDYYDVELSDEGLYRLYHNLEDNSWYIDGIYD